GTCAAGACAATAATACGATATTGTAATTCAAATTGGCTTTTTTCTCCCATTgagtagataaaaaaaataacggAGTGGGTAAAACTTTGGCCATTAACATTCTAACAATGCCATATGACAAAAAACATCTACATCAGATGCCCCAAAATCCAACTTAGTTATGTTATGACACTGGAAATCTCCAATAGAATCCACTAAGTTTCCAAAAGTTCTCTTTACACCCCTTTAAACCTTTTTTCTTTGCTTTCTTTATACTAAAACAAGGCAAGTGCAGAAAAGTCATTATATAATGCTACCTCAATACTTCTTTGTTCTTTCCCAGTTGTGTGCTTTTGCAGGCAGCTTACCCCGTTTCCATCAGGAACCTTAACCTCAACCCAATCATCTTCCCTTGTGCAATTGGCTTCAGCTGCGACTCTACCTTTTGTTGGTTTTCCTACATAATCCTCCAAACATTGCGGGGTAACTACTTCAATCTCATTAGCTTGGAGAAATTCTCCATCTCGTTCAGCTATGCTACAGCGGACGGTACATAGATACTCATTGTCGCTCTGCAGAGTAGGTGCATAGTATATCTCATAAACACGAGCAGTACTCCGAACATAGACCTGCCTGATTTCATGCTTTTGCATAAAGCATACTGCAATACATAAATTGATAGCGTCAGAATAGAATCAGTGGACAAAAAATGTAGCTTGTTCTTTGGGAAACCACCTGTAGCTAAAGACTATATGGCTATATGCAAACCAGTACAGGATTAGCTTCTCAAAACTTTAAGCATACAGGTTTAAGTGAAAGGAGACAACCAGAAAAGAACTGCACTTCCCCATGTAACCCCAAACATatacaacaaacaaaaaaaataataacaacaacaacatacccagtgaaatCCCATTAAGTGGGGTTTGGGGAGGGTAAAGTACATGCAGACCTTAACACTACCTCGTGGAGGTAGAGTCTATTACTGAAAGACCCTCGCTCAAATGCATAAAACCCAAGTTGAAGCATAGATAGGAAAAGCAATGTAAAGCCTACAATAAAGAACAATAAATCCGCAAATAGTGTAATAATTGAAACACAATAAACAAGATATGGCAAGAACTACAAGAGTATGACTAGTATTACAAACCAACCTTCGCAAGGCAAGACAACACTCTGCCCCTACTAACCTTCTACACGTGATCTCTACTCCTTCTATCTAGAGTCATGTCCTCAGTAACCCCAAACATAGATACGAAACTCAAAATACCCATTAGAAAATATTGAATAGCTAGTTCATCACATTAAAATCAGCATCCTGGTTATAAAGGGTCATTTTAGAGTCTAGAACACTTGAGTGAAATCACAGCAACATAAGCAGTGAAATCTCTGGGTACGGGGAGTATAGAGTGTACGCAGGCCTTACCACTACCTCTACAAGGTATAAAAGTTGTTTCCAGAAAAACCACAGCTCAAGCAAATCACAGATACTACCACCAAACCAactattatgttatattatatgttttccaTGAAGCATCTCACTATAGCACCCAAAAATATCCAAACAAAACAACATTGTTACTAAAGATGTTCTATTGTTTCCGCTTTATCTGTGTCCATGATTTCAAAGTTAGTTTAAAAATATCCAAAGCATGACCTAGTGATCTATGAAGTGGTTCGTAGTCATGAGGTCTCACGTTTCAAACTACCAGGTGATTCTTCCTACTTGTATTGCTGGTGAAGGTGACAAGTATCCCGTAAAATTAATTGAGATATATAAAAGCTAGCTCGGAAACCGATATACAAGTTTCTAACTAGACTAACCCAGTCAAAATTgcataattattaattacaaCATACACAAATAAGTACTCGATGATATATTATTGGTAAACAATACAATATTTTTGATTAAATCACTTACACTTGATTTCGCAAGGGGAGGAATCCGGCGAAGGTCTGTGAAGAATAAGCGGTGATATCTGAGTAGATTCAGCATCGATCTGAGGATCGGAGGACTCAAAAGTAATGGAATCTTCAAGAGAACCACGAGAGATCGTCCAGTTCATTGATGAGCTCCATGAATCTCCGCCATTGTTGTACTCAGCTTTCGTTTGATCATACTCAATCTCCTCAGTCGAAGTTATCCCCATTGTTGAGTGAGTTCCTCAGCGCCAATCTGGTATTTAcccttcattgttcaaccattGCGTTTTTTGTACGGACCcgttggttttttttttttttaatttcaattttgttggatacttttaataatttctaagataatatttttctgCGATTTTAATTTGagctatttaaaaattatttattttgataaaataataagataacaTATTTTTAGAAGATTCTTATATGAATTTATGGTCCTATTAATATcgtaaatttattatataaaattatagataatttaatgaaatatgattcaattgtgttttgttttcagttaaaatttatatttaagtgACGCTaatctttaactttttttatatgcAATCTGTTGGTTCCATAGATATTGTATCACCCTCGACTTCATTATCAATCCTGATTTTTCCTACAGTATCTATAATTTCTTCTAATCTTTGAACTTCTGAACATCTATCGGTTTCACCTAGgtaattcaacaatttttttttgtctattttattGCTATAATCGAGATCATTAATCATGACTTCTAGTTTATGAATGATGTTTTCACAAATGGTTCATTCAACTTATCTGAGATTTCATCGTCCgaatgaattttgaaatatcaaaaataatttgtcatTGTCTCTTACTTTCCTATATCAGTTTGTTGTCCAAACCAAGGTTGCATAATTGATAGTATCCAAGCATCATTCATTGTATTCTTTGTAaaacacatttattttttatgtgaatttcATAAACATGATACATATATTAGtaagatataataattttgatataattaaaattaacgTTCATTAGATCTCAAAAtactctttaaattaataaatattaattcatcGATTGAATAATAGCTTTATACAATAATAGTATTTCATGATTcatctatattaatttaatgagaTTTTACGGCAGAATCTTAAATCAAGATGTATATTTTTATGCAAATCTTTTTTGAGTAATTTTcacaaataaacataaaaatcatatttgtatgttatagttatACTTTGCATAAtcgcgctccatagcaaacataaatatgtatatttcgctgtacatatacaaaaaacaattgtataattcactatacatatataaagaaatcagttgtataattcgctctacatatacaaaagaaaacaatatattatatacaaaagatcaattgtatattttgtgtctgtaaaatataagaaagagagaaagacaaaagaaaataagacagataatatttgtattgtataattataagtgtataggatgaagatatatgtatttgcatgtgtatatacaattttctttcgctttgtacaaacagaaacacaatttatacattttgttctgtttgtataagtgagagaAACGAGTGTGGCAAGCGAGATATGGTTGAGTGACGAGTGAGATATGCGAGGggaaatgaaaatatatgtgtatatacagttttctctcgctttatacaaacacaaacacattttagacatttgtatttgtataaaagcgagaggGAGCGAGAAATGGAGAGTGACGAGCAAGAGTTTAGGGAGAGAAACGACTGACAAACAATTTTCTACAGGACAGAATCAAATCAAAGCgtgattataacatttaattaaattattagtttgtcattataaacaatttttccttcttttatttgctttatacccttttattttctttatgttttacCATAAATCTACTTATTTCTTTGCAAAACTAAGTTAGGGGTTTTCTTTTACCCTTTTCACCATTTCTTGCATCAATTTCTTATGTTAATAGTGaagaaagaaatttaaattttatatgtttcactttatattaatattttgatctGTTTTATATTTGGTATATATATtcactttacttatatattaaagggaaaatgcataaatacTCCCTCAACATATGTTCAAAATCCAGacacacacttatactatattaaggtcatattaccccttaaacttattttataagtaattttctatctaTTCTGGACCTACGTGGAACTagcttgaaaaataaaaagtcaatcATTGTTGCgctcacaagatagtgtcacgtaagtcGAAAAAGTTctaatatagtataaatgtgtctctaaaattttaaGCATAATTGAGAAAATACTTATCCATTATCCCTATATTAAATGTAAAGTAAATCCTATGCATACCTTCACAGTTAACTAGTTGggggaaaaaatgaaaatcaattcaatctGTATGTAGAAGTCTAAATATAAATTAGatgaaattcaataattttgctAAAAAgggtatttattttaatatttatcaattataatttaattattggcACTTGAAATAATGGTCCTTTATTAGAATTTGAAATCCATGAAGTTAAAATTCTtatgaaaaaacatttttatttgataaataattttacctttttatccTCGTATTTTTTCCTGATTCCAATAATACCCTCAGAAGACAAAAACCCCtaaatttttcttctcttccttCGTCTTCCTTCTTCTCCATCTCTGCATCTCTTCTCTCCGATTTCAGTGGCGTTTCGACAGTAATGGTAAGCTCTTTCCCTATCATTATGAAGCATTAGAACCTCAAAAATCTCTTAATTTCATCCATTTTTCGATTTCAGTTGCAGTTGCATATTAGCTCATTTTTGctcatttacttatttatttgcTGTGTTTCTGTGCTTTCAATCTCCAGACGAATGTCTcgcattttttttgttttttggaatGAGTCGTTGTTTTTGAATGAATTGTTGCATAAAAATCAGATGTTAATAGATACTTTCACGGCTGTGTTGTTTTTCTGCCGCTGCTTGTTAAAAGGAAGGTGTGATACATGTTTGATTGCATAGCTCACCTAGAGCTAAAGTTGATAAGTTCTAGAACATTTTTTTGTATGACCGTGGTGTTCAGGCCAGCTCTCTCGCAGCTCGACTAATTCCATAGGAGATTTGTCACCTCCCACTATTGCATCCCACCAGCAATAGGTAACTCTGTCACCTAGTGTTTTTAGTCTCTGCTGAGGTCTAGAACATCTTTTCTACTAATGTTGTTAGATTCCAAGatattttttggtgattttaAAATCTGGTAATATGTGTTATGTTCCTTTTGGTCTGACAATAATCAGACTGTTTCCAACACATTATACATTGGTTTCTGTCCTTTTTCTCAGTTGCTGCTAAATAGTTTCATTTTGTTATCTAATTCAATGTATTCTGCTCCCTGATAGGATTAGCTTTACTGATTACACACAGTTGAGTGTAGTAATTTTGGTCATACTGACTTAAGGAAAAGTAAACAGCAGCAGAATTATGATAAACTGCAGGTTTTATGATTTTCATGCCGAGTAGAACTTAGTCGGTTACTGGTTGTTCCTTGTAGTTAAAAGAGTAAATCTAGATCCGGGGGAGGTTATTCTGGTCTAGCTTCTTTGTTGAATCCTGTATCTTTGGGTTTTGCTTATGCCAACATCTACTCCTtaaaataatcacaataatcTTGTTCCTGTTCCCACTAAGTTCCTCTACAAATTAACCACTGTGAACGTTCAACAACTTAATTGTGGTGTGTACGACTTCTTATTTCTAATCAGTTCTATGCTCTACctcaaaaaattatgtatattgtaATGTGTGAAGGAGAAAAATGACAGTGACTGATGCACTAGATGGAAAAAGTTGGTCTAGTGGTCTTTCCTCTGTTAAtatccttcttttttttcagtGCCAAACAAATATGTCAGAGGAAGTGATGCACTAACAGGAAAGAAAATAATCAGTTACTGTCATGTAAAACCATTTAAACTTATGCCAGGGTGGTAGATTCTTTGTTAGCTAGTGCAACTTCCCAAAACAGTGACACCACAAATATGGGATTTAAATTGTTAAGTGTTATGTATCATATCATGGGAGTGCTAATTTGAGAAGCtgatttataagaaaataccATTACCAGTTCAAATTAGTTATACAAGTTTATCTACTTCTATCAAATGTAGATTGTGGTGAGATGGTTGACACTGTGAgttttctcttttttcctttaaaCCTTTAACCAAATGAAATTGGATCAAGTGTATCTTGGTACTGACTAATTCTAGCATTATCATTGAACTTTGATAAGCTGACCTTGAGCACTTAGCACTTAACACCGCTTAAATTCAGCCAATTCTAATGGGCTCTAGGTCTTTTAATGAACATGACACAAGGGAATTATAGGAAAAGATGATGGTACTTTATAGTCTAAAATACCTGCAATCTTTTTCAATTGTCGCATCTGTCCTCTGTACTAACCAGCTGTGACCAGGCTATCTTAGGTAGTTAGCACGTTTTGATGCTTTAGGCCTTGGTACATCTTGAATGGCAAGCTGAAAATGCTGATTTAACTCCAAATTGTCCTCATTATTTTCAACCAATCCCATTTCTGTCCTGTAATTAAACTCATTTACCTTTTGGTTTTcccaaaatttgtttttaaatctGTTAGTTTTCTTGCTTTATCTTTTTGACCTGACGAGGACCCCAAACATCTTCTTGACCCAACTTTGGCTTCAATAGAAGTAGCAATACACAACTATTAACGTTCAAAATGATATATCAagtatcaaaataaacaaaatgatatatcaAGTATCAAAATAAACTTACCCCTGCACTCTAAGAATTTATAAGCTTTCTCaaaatgaataagaaaagagaagaacatTTATGTGTTCAtagaaaggagaagaaaaaagaaaaagagaactcTCTTTCCctttctctaaaaaaattagGATGTTAGAGCATATGAAGTACTAACACTTTGTGTTTGATCTAATGAGAATTGCAGGAATTTATGAATCTCTGAATATTTGATTGTGACTAAAGGAGAGCAACAATTGCAACAGTGTCACGTCGATCTATCAAATGAACGAACTTTTGAAGAATCCAATATTTGCAACACATGCAGTTGTTGCTGCAGGATCTGCTACATTAGCCACTGCTATCAGTTACCCTCTAGATAGTCTTAAGGTCCTTGTACAGGTGCGGAATTTGCTGATAACCATGAACATTCACTTAAATGTATTATCTTACACTGGGGGGCAGCATCTTTAATGTCTTCTTGTGCTGTGGTTGTATGTTCTGTGGAATGGAATGCAGGTGGGATCAGGTAGCAGTAAACAACTCACTGGTGCTGATGTTCTCAATAGGGTTAGAACTTTGTCAGGAAGTTCAGGTGACTCGATCAgctatttttgttttatggtAACTAAAAGTGATGCTACTCTGCTCTCTCATTTTGcctcatgaaaaaaattatttggatgacgtgtcaattttttattactGCTTTGATGAGAAAATACATGCATTATAAGTCTAGTAAAAGACTCATgaaaaaacttcataaaatttcTCATATAGACTGCTGTTTATATGGACATCTTTCTAAAATGTTAATGTTCTTTTGATCATTTTATGAACATTGAAGGCTTGTATAGTGGTGTGGGGTGGTTGATACTTGGAAGATCATTGGGTTTGGGAGCTCGCTTTGGCGTTTATGAAATAATGACAGCTTTTTACAAAGGTATGATTTCTTCAGTTGTTTAACTGTTTATTAACCTTTTCGCCAGTTTCCTGACCAGAAAATCCAAACCTAGACCAAACAAGATTTGCATGATTATGTGAGTTTAGACTTTGGATGCTTGTCTTGGAAACGGAAACTCAGGAACATTCACTCcgttaaaaaaaaacatttgggAAAGGATCACTTGAAATAAGAGATGCAATAACACCcttaccagtttcaaaaaaaaaaagaaaaaagaaataagagatGCAGTATTTGAAGAAAGGTCATTTTGACATCCATCAAAGAAACAGTTCTCCATCTTGAAGCCACTTTATCATATTTCAATACAAAAGGCTTTTAATAAATTCCCAACCTCAGTCCGTCATGGACCATATCTTGAACTGTTTCTGATAGCTTCTCTATGTCAACAAACAAGAGTAAGAAAAACCATTGCTTTTGGAGTTAAACCATTATTTTCTCAACTGTACGGTTAAATTCTTGAATTAAGAGCCTTTTCTATCAATAATTAGACACTCACatgtttttttgtatatatgttatgttataGTCATAAAAAAGAGTTGAACAATATGCCAAATTGAATGAAGAATTGGTCAATTTGACCATCCATAACTGAACAAGCTCAACTGGGACGAAAGAAGAATATCTTATTCAATGGAGCTAGTAATAGCAGTTAAAAGAAGGGGATATTGGAATTATGCACTACCGTATTATACAAatgaattgaatattttttagtaCACTTGCTTCTTTTCTCATTATTATAGGTTTTGGTGGTAACATATTGTGTGTATATCTGTAATCAGATGGCCGAGAAGACAAGTATGTCTATGCCTCTGAGGCTCTGTTGGCAGGAATTGCTTCTGGAGCAGTGGAATCACTTGTAAGTTCTCCGTTTGAACTTATTAAACTCCGTGCTCAGGTTACTTCTGCCTCCCGAATTCCCAGCTCCACATCAGTTGTCGAAAAGGCCATCATTTCACCTTCAATGGCAAAGTTGCTACCGGGATATTCCCAGAACATTAGGGTATTGAACAACACAGTTGGTCTTTTGACCACCCTGCCCACCAAACATCCCAATTTGGTTACTGCCCTGAAAGATTATCCATGGATGATGACAGGGTCTGGTAGACCCCCATCTGTGTCTGATGTTAAGAGGCCATTAGAGATCATATCTTTGGAAGGATGGGGTGCTCTCTGGAGAGGTATGAGAGCTGGACTTGCTCGAGATTGTGTGTTTGGTGGTATATTCTTTTCAACATGGCAAATCCTACATCAAGCAATGCTTGAATGGAAAGCAGTTGGAATGAATCCCCCACCTAGGTATGCTTCAATTCTTATGTTAACTTGTTTAAAATGTTTGTTCTAGTCTTGGTTTTCAACTCTAGCGCTTGGATGTTTTCTTTGACATGTTCCTTGGAGAAgcatttcaaaatatttctgaAAATAAGTTATTTGGGAAAGAGTTCATGTTTGGATGACTATATTTTCCCAGAAATGGTTTGGATGAGATGTTGTGACCTATTACTTTATGAAAGTTTCAATCAATCTCACATTAAAAAGTCTACCCCCATAttgtaatttttgaagaatatccTTAATCAACGTGCATTAGACTAACAAGGTTTTTGCACCATAttaaatataagacagaagatttaaaaaaaaggttttattattttaaaaggcTACCCCCATAACTCTTGTTTTTGGGGATAACAGTGGTCAGCTTGTGTGTACCTCAATTATTCTACCAGGTACCAACGGAAACTAGATAACTCTGCCTAGCAACACTTAGACAGGAAGATAAGcacttaactttttttttttttttttttgatgaagagGGTTTTTCTGAATTTTCATGGTATTGGGCCTCTTTATCGACTCTGCTAAGATAGTTTGAGTTTATGTCAGACATGAAATGGTGAATAAAGAATGTAACAATTATCTTTCAGGCTTGCTGCTTTAACTTAATTGGATTAGCATTCTGTTGTTTTCAACTTGAGTTATGCTTGACAAATGGGTTCTcccctaaaataaaatttgtatataccaagtgtattttgtcaCTTAATAGATAGACACTATGCCCTACTCAGTTTTAAATAACTTTATCCTTCTTAACCATTACCTTGTTATCATTCAGATTTGATGAAGAAGTTGGTCCATTGTCCCCTTTAGCTGTTAGTCTTGCAGCTGGATTCTCTGGTTCACTTGCTGCTGCTGCTTCTCATTGTTTTGATACTGCCAGGTCTCGTTCACAATGCATTGTGCTGCCCAAGGTATGTTGTCTTTCCAGGGATTCAAATCTGTACCTTCATTCCCTGTTTGATGTTACAGGATCTGTGCATGAATTCATCAATTGATGTCAAACGTTTTTGTTCACAAGTAAAAGCCTGAACTACTTTTGACCTGCCGTCCTCAGATTTTTCAACGTCTTAGGTGTATAAACAATGGGATTCTTGGTTGTCATTGTGATACTACGTAGAAACATTTCTGCTATTCTCTTTTCTCCGGGCCTTGTGATTTATCCTCCTTCCCTTAACACTCCTTATGTACAGTTTGTATCCATGGAGAGAAGGTTTCTCAAATTTCAACTGCCCGGGAAGAGATTTGAGAGATGGACCGGGATTCATCCTGCAGATAGAAACATCTTATATCGTGGCTTGGGATTGCGGATGGCACGGAGCGGAATTGCTTCCTTTGTTGTTGTAGGTGGTTATCTTTTTGCAATTGACAGACTGCTCCCTAAGTGAAGGTATCAAGACCCCGGAGGAAATGAGTAACAAAGAAAATCGAAATACGTTTTCTCTAACACAAGCTTAGTTAAATGTTTGGGTTCGTCTTTGGCAGTCACTATTTAGACATTTTGGCTgttaaaaaagtaaatgaataactAGTAATAAACCGAAGCATTGGTTCTCACATGATTTTAACAGTGTAGACGATTTATAGCAACATTTTATAGTTTTACGATAGTGTTGGGTCAGGtactttgaattttgatttaggAATTGTGCATCAATCGGTTCGACCATATGTACTATCGATTCAGCTGTATGATAGTGAAGCTGGTTTGTGTTTTCAGAATTTGCTCATTGAAGCCAGGACTAAGGTAGAAAACTGTATGGCCAGAGTTGGCATTACAGTGCAAAAAACCATTTGGTTTTTGAATTGGGCAGGGGCTGCGCGTACGCAGGCCCCCACAGCAACAAATTATGACGTAGGCTCGACCACTTGGGCCAACCTTAGGCAGGCACCCCTCCAAAGTGCAATGGAGGTCACAAGCCTAGGCCATGGGTCTTAATGATCGCCCATTGACCCCGTCCAGGTAAGTATGTAATCCTGTAAGCTCAGCCCATTATTAATACCACTGTTTTTGCTCCAATTTTCTCTTAGATACCAATGTGGGAGAATGAGAATTACTCAAAATACATACAAGAAGCATCAAAAATCAAGTTCACAAACAGCAACTATCTCGACTACtgttgaaataaatttatcCATATGCCTTGAGCAAACCATAATTCATAACGACTTTTTCAATTGCATTAGGTTATTTCCACACCAAACAAAATGAAACTTACGATATCAAGAAACTGAATGGAAACTGCCTTTGTAGTCAATTACTAAGTTGTTAAAAAAGTACTTATACTTGCATGGTTTAGACTGCAATGTCATGCATTGTAGATTATAATAGAAGGTTAGCAGGTACGGTCTCCTGTTACGAGGGTGGGAGAGGTAGGGAGTAACCTCATATTATCGTCTTTCATTAGTTACTTAGTAATCACATAGTTTCTTCTTCCTCAATGTTTTTAGCTATCTTTTGCTCTGTAGCTTAATTATTTGATGTCATTTCTTTCTCTTCCTGCAACCTTTTTCCTGAATAAATTCACTTTTTGAGCTGACAGTCTATCGAAAACAACTTCACTACTCCCACAAAGGTCAAGTTAGCGTTCATCTTACCCTCCCCAATCCCCACTCCACTTGTGACACTAGTGGGATTACACTGCTGtaatttacatatatgattCACATAGttatatgtgaaatatgtgTGTTAGGATGTATGGACTCATGTTCCTATTTTTACTAGGAAATTATGTTCAGGAAATAACTACCAAGAGCATTTCAACAGTTCTTTGCACAATCAATCTGGCCTATGCAGATCCCACAAAAATCATTATAACAGAATGGAGAGTCGCGTATAGACAACAAACAAGCCAAAGACATTGAGGAAAGTTTCTGATGCACAGGCCAGAAGATGAAAAAGAACGATGACAGAATGAACACCAAAGAACAGCACAATCTGCTTGAACCAGTGGTTCAGAACCACATACAATAGCAGAAAAATGCTATAGTATGCTCCAGTCTCTTGGTAAACTGATGCTTTTGCTTGCACTTAAACTATTCTTgtagcaaataaaaaaaaataacgacAGAAAGAGAGTGAGAAAGCTGAAATCAATGATAATTCCTTTCAGCAATATAAGCTCAAAACAAAATAGCAAATAGGTCCACATATGGATGTTTTGTATAGAGTCCCATGATTGACATTCTCAGTTCTTGTAAGTGAGAGAGAGCAGGCGAAACAAGCTCAGTGACCAATTTTCCAACTAACAGCTACTTCACTTCATCACAAAAACAAATCCGACAAACGGATCCTTTACATGAGTATAACCTTTTCACAAACCAGGTAAAAGATAAAGAAGCAAGTAGGTCACCAAAAGAAGTGCTTCTTTGGTAACATAATAATATCATTGATGTGAAAACAACATTAACCTTGATGTTAGATCCACCACATTAAGTATTTATAGATGACTAAGCTGAACCTGTGCAGAATCCATTAGTCTATAAGGTAAAAACAGCTTGTCCAGTAAACTGCATAAATGCAAAACACTTTATTAACACCATACAGCTTACAATATCACTCACATGTTGACACTTCTGTAGACAAAATTAATGGGTGAAAGTAAGCATTACATACTGTACAAGAGATGGTCTCCGTGCCTATGTAAATGCACAACCGTGTACTTTATGGATCTTATTTAAACAAGAAACTATTCATTCAAAAGTCCTTGATTACCTCAAAAAACCTGTTAGATTCTTTATTACATACGACACAGTCACTCCTCACTGATTAACAATCGAGTTTAATCTGCCATAAGCTTACAA
The DNA window shown above is from Solanum lycopersicum chromosome 11, SLM_r2.1 and carries:
- the LOC101244729 gene encoding mitochondrial substrate carrier family protein isoform X1, with the translated sequence MNELLKNPIFATHAVVAAGSATLATAISYPLDSLKVLVQVGSGSSKQLTGADVLNRVRTLSGSSGLYSGVGWLILGRSLGLGARFGVYEIMTAFYKDGREDKYVYASEALLAGIASGAVESLVSSPFELIKLRAQVTSASRIPSSTSVVEKAIISPSMAKLLPGYSQNIRVLNNTVGLLTTLPTKHPNLVTALKDYPWMMTGSGRPPSVSDVKRPLEIISLEGWGALWRGMRAGLARDCVFGGIFFSTWQILHQAMLEWKAVGMNPPPRFDEEVGPLSPLAVSLAAGFSGSLAAAASHCFDTARSRSQCIVLPKFVSMERRFLKFQLPGKRFERWTGIHPADRNILYRGLGLRMARSGIASFVVVGGYLFAIDRLLPK